One region of Thermococcus sp. genomic DNA includes:
- a CDS encoding LEA type 2 family protein encodes MNWKLMILGAVLIIIAWAGYVAYAAVTANPTVHASWGYVDEKTTEIWVDAKLGKPLLVPAEIENLSLIFMGIPVARVARFDYGATKSDISMAIVIDNENLVRSMVAYLDNGQRGEVEFRLRGSLLRVIPINADIKQSISEDILAYLNFTAESKELAGGLVKSPALVKTTFDWAGERDGKAVLIAHMKFYNPNPYRIPLGNVSFDMYVNDVKIGYGKTLETVVLPPKGYATLDVETFIEEDVLPGVWAAHIKNGEVSKVRANIYMDITVLGRDYSIKLASYEETVKTDIMGGINTMLENLLSG; translated from the coding sequence ATGAACTGGAAGCTGATGATACTCGGTGCAGTGCTGATAATCATCGCCTGGGCAGGCTACGTGGCCTATGCCGCCGTGACGGCCAACCCAACGGTTCACGCCAGCTGGGGCTATGTGGATGAAAAGACGACCGAGATATGGGTCGATGCAAAGCTGGGCAAGCCCCTGCTCGTTCCTGCGGAGATAGAGAACCTAAGCCTGATCTTTATGGGAATACCCGTTGCCAGGGTCGCGAGGTTCGACTACGGCGCGACGAAGTCAGACATCAGCATGGCCATAGTCATAGACAACGAAAACCTTGTCCGCTCCATGGTGGCCTACCTGGACAACGGCCAGAGGGGGGAGGTCGAGTTCCGCCTCAGGGGAAGCCTCCTCAGGGTGATACCCATCAACGCCGACATAAAGCAAAGTATCAGTGAGGACATCCTCGCGTACCTCAACTTCACGGCGGAGAGCAAGGAACTCGCGGGTGGACTCGTCAAGAGCCCTGCGTTGGTCAAAACGACCTTTGACTGGGCAGGGGAGCGGGACGGAAAGGCGGTACTGATAGCCCATATGAAGTTCTACAACCCAAACCCCTACAGAATCCCCCTCGGAAACGTGAGCTTCGACATGTACGTCAACGACGTGAAGATCGGCTACGGAAAGACCCTAGAAACGGTGGTTCTGCCGCCCAAGGGCTACGCAACACTGGATGTCGAGACTTTCATAGAGGAGGACGTCCTCCCCGGGGTCTGGGCCGCCCACATAAAGAACGGCGAGGTCAGCAAGGTCAGGGCCAACATATACATGGACATAACGGTTCTCGGCCGGGATTACAGCATCAAGCTAGCGAGCTACGAAGAGACCGTGAAGACGGACATCATGGGCGGCATAAACACCATGCTGGAGAACCTCCTCTCCGGATGA
- a CDS encoding RsmB/NOP family class I SAM-dependent RNA methyltransferase yields MYAEAFPPELREYYRRLFGSEAEEIMASLRTPVEKYYIRVNTLKTSRQKLMSILRREGLKPKRSPYLKEGIYFEREGPNFDDDYEPGLPVVRANKFASESVYQGAMLYAPGVLQADKKIKPGDEVEIRDPRGLLVGIGVARMSAKEMVVSTRGLAVEVTLPKFKLPSLSELESFREGLFYAQSLPSMVVAHVLEPSEEELIVDMAAAPGGKTSHIAQLMENRGEIIAMDKSRNRLKKMEEELKRLGVKNVKLIHMDSRKLPELGIEADKILLDAPCTALGIRPKLWESRTPRDIEATARYQRHFINAAIKSLRKGGVLVYSTCTLSYEENEANVKYILGKGLKLEEQSIFIGSSGMGIDEVQRFYPNRHLTQGFFIARFRKV; encoded by the coding sequence ATGTACGCCGAGGCTTTCCCCCCGGAGCTGAGGGAGTACTACCGGAGGCTCTTCGGGAGCGAGGCCGAGGAGATAATGGCCTCCCTCAGGACGCCGGTGGAGAAGTACTACATCCGCGTGAACACCCTCAAGACGAGCAGGCAGAAGCTAATGAGCATCCTCAGGAGGGAAGGGCTGAAGCCGAAGAGGAGCCCCTACCTCAAGGAGGGAATATACTTCGAGCGCGAGGGCCCGAACTTTGATGATGACTACGAGCCCGGCCTGCCGGTCGTCCGCGCCAACAAGTTCGCCAGTGAGAGCGTCTACCAAGGGGCCATGCTCTACGCCCCCGGTGTCCTCCAGGCCGACAAAAAAATCAAGCCCGGCGATGAGGTTGAGATACGCGACCCGAGGGGGCTTCTCGTCGGGATTGGCGTTGCCAGAATGAGCGCCAAGGAGATGGTGGTCTCGACGAGGGGACTTGCCGTCGAGGTCACCCTGCCGAAGTTCAAACTGCCGAGTCTGAGTGAACTGGAGTCCTTCAGGGAGGGTCTCTTCTACGCCCAGAGCCTGCCCTCGATGGTTGTGGCTCACGTCCTTGAGCCGAGCGAGGAGGAGCTGATAGTTGACATGGCCGCCGCCCCCGGGGGAAAGACGAGCCACATAGCCCAGCTCATGGAAAACAGGGGCGAGATAATAGCGATGGACAAGTCCAGAAACAGGCTCAAAAAGATGGAGGAGGAGCTCAAAAGGCTCGGCGTGAAGAACGTCAAGCTAATCCACATGGATTCCAGAAAGCTTCCGGAGCTGGGAATCGAGGCGGACAAGATACTCCTAGACGCGCCGTGCACCGCCCTCGGCATAAGACCGAAGCTGTGGGAGAGCAGGACGCCGAGAGACATAGAGGCGACCGCACGCTACCAGAGGCATTTCATCAACGCCGCCATAAAATCCCTCAGAAAAGGTGGCGTTCTCGTTTACTCCACCTGCACGCTGAGCTACGAGGAGAACGAGGCCAACGTGAAGTACATACTCGGCAAAGGTTTAAAGCTCGAAGAGCAGAGCATCTTCATAGGTTCGAGCGGTATGGGTATTGATGAGGTTCAGAGGTTCTACCCGAACAGGCACCTGACCCAGGGCTTCTTCATAGCCAGGTTCAGGAAGGTGTAG
- a CDS encoding DUF835 domain-containing protein, producing the protein MELMVPMVVFIADVVLLVVIGYAALYAFRRINRYEGPLNRFIVVTAFSLLLASIGRALDVIDDFVIPHGLLMSTEQAMYFFSILGITYGLMNYIRSVERRIFPVPSGKVLDGKLPPGGFMYLGEKEDEVLEFLGRCELPAMVVTRSPWKYEGICEHVQPLWITQASESGVGPTRLHVILDSAVKFFQGGGKLVVIDCLEVLVLYNEFHSVFRFLSALKDYAIGTSSTVLLLVGSSTLDEKEMMILKREFAPVKSLKELLKTSP; encoded by the coding sequence ATGGAGCTGATGGTGCCCATGGTGGTGTTCATCGCCGACGTTGTTCTGCTCGTCGTGATAGGATACGCGGCCCTCTACGCCTTCAGGAGGATCAACCGCTACGAAGGTCCTCTCAATCGGTTCATAGTTGTGACGGCGTTTTCACTTCTCCTGGCATCCATCGGCAGGGCACTGGACGTTATAGACGATTTTGTAATACCTCACGGGCTTTTGATGTCCACGGAGCAGGCGATGTACTTTTTCTCGATACTGGGGATAACCTACGGGCTGATGAACTACATCAGGAGTGTCGAGAGGAGAATCTTTCCAGTCCCCTCCGGGAAGGTGCTCGATGGAAAACTGCCCCCGGGCGGTTTCATGTACCTGGGTGAGAAGGAGGATGAGGTGCTGGAGTTCCTCGGGAGGTGCGAGCTTCCTGCCATGGTTGTTACGAGAAGCCCGTGGAAGTACGAGGGCATCTGCGAGCATGTCCAGCCCCTCTGGATAACACAGGCCAGTGAGAGCGGCGTCGGCCCAACGAGGCTCCACGTGATACTGGACAGTGCCGTGAAGTTCTTCCAGGGCGGCGGAAAGCTCGTGGTGATAGACTGTCTTGAGGTTCTGGTTCTCTACAACGAATTCCACTCGGTGTTCAGGTTCCTCTCAGCGCTCAAGGATTACGCTATTGGGACAAGTTCCACGGTTCTCCTCCTCGTTGGGAGCTCCACGCTGGATGAAAAGGAGATGATGATACTGAAAAGGGAGTTCGCCCCAGTAAAAAGCCTGAAAGAACTCCTCAAAACTTCCCCTTGA
- a CDS encoding DUF3201 domain-containing protein, with protein sequence MNVREIHEFLNEMWESIFTLNEELKLELPKEGFRVEDVEEAFGAYIFLDGEWRLMKYPHPAFEVKPQIEVGATPESYYFVVAVPKERITAEFIGRFIELFPRSFIYGAQDFLSDIYNWRRDGEASPEGILKKIAASDEKLFQFEANFESAGELKKGLMKLIEAGKRFEIFDL encoded by the coding sequence ATGAACGTGAGAGAGATTCACGAGTTCCTGAACGAGATGTGGGAGAGCATATTCACCCTCAACGAGGAGCTCAAGCTTGAACTCCCGAAGGAGGGCTTCAGGGTAGAGGACGTTGAAGAGGCCTTCGGGGCGTACATCTTCCTCGACGGCGAGTGGAGGCTTATGAAGTACCCGCACCCGGCCTTCGAGGTAAAGCCCCAGATCGAAGTCGGCGCCACCCCTGAGAGCTACTACTTCGTCGTCGCCGTTCCTAAAGAGAGGATAACCGCCGAGTTCATTGGGAGATTCATCGAGCTCTTTCCAAGGAGCTTCATATACGGCGCCCAAGACTTTCTGAGCGACATCTACAACTGGCGCAGGGACGGAGAGGCCTCCCCGGAGGGGATACTCAAAAAGATTGCCGCCAGCGACGAAAAGCTGTTCCAGTTCGAAGCCAACTTTGAAAGCGCTGGAGAGCTGAAAAAGGGACTCATGAAGCTCATAGAGGCCGGTAAGCGCTTCGAAATCTTCGATCTCTGA
- a CDS encoding COG1361 S-layer family protein: MKKTGLILALMLITAMLSGSVSASTGSPLFEGYLSKGEAILVGPLIVTLTDTQKDYGSGDYYAFLLIMKDGRILNAEYKTILVPDPNKIQRLLLDPEFLMAMAQTMGYDVTQCERYVNNSAEFNACLIANAYGFYQWLNSASPEEIGEAVMKTIEEHPELGIRKEDVLMEITYPDVTPVREGETVEVSVDNQTVYVTINEVYPNGVRMSISGPPEWRAATAPGMIISNVEMPSTVQPGDTVTVKVHLRNEGALKVRYINVFVTPAPMSFNDSSSIASAVSMALSQTGLSKSVFYPEGSAVQYIEYLEGKENATLTFRIKINPNADVGTYPLYVGVVYFTGLGANMRMVQSYNFVALTVKKPREAFVEITKVETEPMEISPGDTFTVRFTIENTGAEPVKALSLKISSYKVPVQGEIKNVDLSALSQLPVQGSEQLSQNLQDALNQIMAQLAKQNIEAFLPIGEDNVKYVAQLQPGEKVTLEFRIKANDRLENGIYPLRIELKYLTEPNEKEITDERLVGIDVTGRAQLILSKVSTSPGKIIPGTDNVEVDFQIDNVGTGTARTIIVKPMPRWPFSLSESSEQVIGLGSLGKGESAQSSFKINVAENASSGTYEIPLLVTYTNDLGIQKNVTLKVPIIIGTKPNIEVVGVRLDPEPLQGETVNVYVELKNTGGEKATSVLIEGVVKADQPFSLDKRTDYIGDLAPGATGEGVIVLRIDRDAIPKDYNIQLRIRAVGDPTQGDDNVYVFERTVTVTVKENTKTQTNLRNLAVVIGVLVVIAVLYTYRKRSK; this comes from the coding sequence ATGAAAAAGACCGGATTGATACTTGCCCTGATGCTCATCACCGCGATGCTCTCCGGGAGCGTGAGCGCATCAACCGGAAGTCCTCTCTTTGAGGGCTACCTGAGCAAGGGTGAAGCCATTCTCGTTGGCCCGCTCATAGTGACCCTTACTGACACCCAGAAGGACTACGGAAGCGGTGACTACTACGCCTTCCTCCTCATAATGAAGGACGGCAGAATACTCAACGCCGAATACAAGACGATACTCGTGCCTGACCCCAACAAGATACAGCGCCTTCTCCTCGACCCAGAGTTCCTGATGGCCATGGCACAGACCATGGGCTACGACGTGACCCAGTGCGAGCGGTACGTGAACAACAGCGCCGAATTCAACGCCTGCCTAATAGCCAACGCCTATGGGTTCTATCAGTGGCTGAACTCGGCATCGCCCGAGGAGATAGGAGAGGCCGTTATGAAGACCATCGAGGAACACCCCGAACTTGGAATAAGAAAGGAAGACGTCCTGATGGAGATAACGTACCCCGACGTAACCCCAGTTCGGGAAGGGGAAACGGTGGAGGTCAGCGTTGACAACCAGACGGTTTACGTGACGATCAACGAGGTCTATCCGAACGGTGTCAGGATGAGCATAAGCGGGCCCCCCGAATGGAGGGCCGCAACCGCTCCGGGGATGATAATTTCAAACGTCGAGATGCCGAGCACTGTTCAGCCGGGAGACACGGTTACCGTTAAGGTTCACCTCAGGAACGAGGGGGCCCTGAAGGTGCGCTACATCAACGTCTTCGTTACGCCCGCACCGATGAGCTTCAACGACAGCTCCTCAATAGCGAGCGCAGTTTCGATGGCCCTAAGCCAGACGGGCCTTTCGAAGAGCGTCTTCTATCCAGAGGGAAGCGCCGTGCAGTACATTGAGTACCTCGAAGGCAAGGAAAACGCGACTCTAACCTTCAGGATAAAGATAAACCCCAACGCCGACGTTGGAACGTACCCCCTCTACGTTGGGGTCGTCTATTTCACCGGCCTGGGGGCAAACATGCGCATGGTGCAGAGCTACAACTTCGTGGCGCTCACAGTCAAGAAGCCCAGAGAAGCCTTCGTCGAGATAACAAAGGTCGAGACCGAACCCATGGAGATAAGCCCTGGAGACACATTCACGGTGCGCTTTACCATTGAGAACACCGGAGCAGAGCCGGTTAAAGCACTCAGCCTGAAGATAAGCTCCTACAAAGTGCCGGTACAGGGCGAGATAAAGAACGTCGACCTCTCTGCTCTCTCGCAACTTCCGGTTCAGGGGAGCGAGCAACTGAGCCAGAACCTGCAGGACGCCCTCAACCAGATAATGGCCCAGCTCGCCAAGCAGAACATAGAGGCTTTCCTTCCCATTGGGGAAGACAACGTTAAGTACGTGGCCCAGCTTCAGCCCGGGGAGAAAGTCACCCTTGAGTTCAGAATCAAGGCCAACGACAGGCTGGAGAACGGCATATACCCGCTCAGGATAGAGCTGAAGTACCTCACGGAGCCGAACGAGAAGGAGATAACCGACGAGAGGCTGGTGGGAATAGACGTGACCGGGAGGGCCCAGCTGATCCTCTCAAAGGTCTCAACGTCGCCCGGCAAGATAATCCCCGGAACGGACAACGTCGAAGTCGACTTCCAGATTGACAACGTTGGAACCGGAACCGCCAGGACGATAATAGTCAAGCCCATGCCCAGGTGGCCCTTCTCGCTCAGCGAGAGCAGTGAGCAGGTCATTGGGCTGGGGAGCCTTGGAAAGGGCGAGTCCGCACAGTCATCGTTCAAGATAAACGTCGCAGAGAACGCCAGCTCTGGAACTTACGAGATACCCCTGCTCGTGACCTACACCAACGATCTCGGCATACAGAAGAACGTCACGCTCAAGGTTCCAATCATAATAGGCACCAAGCCGAACATCGAGGTCGTCGGAGTGCGCCTCGACCCGGAGCCGCTCCAGGGGGAGACCGTCAACGTGTACGTCGAGCTGAAGAACACCGGCGGTGAGAAGGCCACCAGCGTGCTCATCGAGGGGGTCGTGAAGGCGGACCAGCCCTTCAGTCTGGACAAGAGAACGGACTACATCGGCGACCTGGCCCCAGGAGCAACGGGAGAGGGGGTAATCGTGCTCAGGATAGACAGGGATGCGATTCCCAAGGACTACAATATCCAGTTGCGCATAAGGGCCGTCGGAGACCCCACCCAGGGGGACGACAACGTCTACGTCTTCGAGAGAACCGTGACCGTAACAGTGAAGGAGAACACAAAAACCCAGACCAACCTGAGAAACCTCGCCGTAGTCATTGGCGTGCTCGTGGTTATAGCTGTGCTCTACACCTACAGGAAGAGGTCCAAATGA
- a CDS encoding flavin reductase family protein: protein MKSYRLLYPMRTYLVVAGRGEETNVMAADWVTIVSARPFMVGVAIAPQRHTWKLVRKYREFVISVPGLDMLDDVWIVGTKHGPSKLKETSMELVPSKVIETPSIGNALANIECRLVDERDYGDHTWFVGEVVGGSAREDAFRGDSPNLGAGFLAHASWTDFVTFEKKVYQPGR from the coding sequence ATGAAGTCATACAGGCTCCTCTATCCGATGAGAACTTACCTCGTTGTGGCAGGCAGAGGGGAGGAGACAAACGTCATGGCGGCGGACTGGGTTACCATAGTCTCCGCCAGGCCGTTCATGGTCGGTGTTGCCATAGCGCCGCAGAGACACACCTGGAAGCTCGTCAGGAAGTACCGCGAGTTCGTAATAAGCGTCCCCGGCCTGGACATGCTCGATGATGTCTGGATAGTCGGGACAAAACACGGCCCCTCCAAGCTGAAGGAGACGTCCATGGAGCTCGTCCCCTCGAAGGTCATTGAAACGCCGAGCATTGGGAACGCGCTGGCGAACATCGAGTGCAGACTCGTTGACGAAAGGGATTACGGCGACCACACGTGGTTCGTCGGTGAGGTCGTTGGCGGTTCCGCCAGAGAGGACGCCTTTAGGGGCGACAGCCCGAACCTTGGGGCGGGCTTCCTGGCCCATGCCTCATGGACTGACTTCGTGACCTTCGAGAAGAAGGTTTACCAACCGGGACGATAG
- a CDS encoding NAD(+) kinase — protein sequence MKFGIVARRDKTEALKLAYRVYDFLKVSGYEVCVDSETHRHLPEFQEEDVCPLEDFDVDFIIVIGGDGTILRVEHRTKKDIPILGINMGTLGFLTEVEPHEAFFALSKLLEGDYHLDERIKLRTYLNGENVVPDALNEVAVLTGIPGKIIHLKYYIDGGLADEIRADGLIVSTPTGSTGYAMSAGGPFVDPRLDVMVIAPLAPIALSSRPMIVPSYSTIDIRNIAVTREVILAIDGQFYTYLEPETEITVKLSPRRAKFVRFTNEVYPKYTMKIKGKF from the coding sequence ATGAAGTTTGGTATAGTTGCCAGACGGGATAAGACCGAGGCCCTCAAGCTGGCTTACAGGGTCTACGACTTCCTTAAGGTCAGCGGATACGAGGTATGCGTCGACAGCGAGACCCACAGACATCTCCCCGAGTTTCAGGAAGAGGACGTCTGTCCGCTTGAGGATTTCGACGTTGATTTCATAATCGTCATAGGAGGGGACGGGACGATACTGAGGGTGGAGCACAGAACCAAGAAGGACATACCCATCCTCGGAATCAACATGGGCACGTTAGGATTCCTCACCGAAGTCGAGCCTCACGAGGCGTTCTTTGCCCTCAGCAAGCTTCTGGAAGGGGACTACCACCTCGATGAACGCATAAAACTGAGAACGTACCTAAACGGCGAAAACGTCGTGCCGGATGCGCTCAACGAGGTGGCCGTCCTGACGGGAATCCCCGGAAAGATAATCCACCTCAAGTACTACATAGACGGGGGCCTGGCTGACGAGATAAGGGCCGACGGACTGATAGTCTCAACACCGACGGGCTCCACGGGATACGCAATGAGCGCGGGCGGGCCCTTCGTGGACCCAAGGCTGGACGTGATGGTCATAGCCCCATTGGCACCGATAGCCCTCAGCTCACGGCCTATGATAGTGCCCTCGTACAGCACGATAGACATCAGGAACATCGCAGTAACCAGGGAGGTCATCCTTGCCATCGACGGCCAGTTCTACACGTACCTTGAACCGGAAACCGAGATAACCGTGAAGCTCTCCCCGAGGAGGGCCAAGTTCGTCCGCTTCACCAACGAGGTGTACCCGAAGTACACAATGAAAATCAAGGGGAAGTTTTGA
- a CDS encoding bifunctional N(6)-L-threonylcarbamoyladenine synthase/serine/threonine protein kinase, giving the protein MIALGLEGTAHTLGIGIVTENEVLANVFHTLTTEKGGIHPKEAAEHHSRLLKPLLRKALDEAGIGMEDVDVIAFSQGPGLGPCLRVVATAARALAIKYRKPIVGVNHCIAHVEITKMFGVRDPVGLYVSGGNTQVLALEGGRYRVFGETLDIGIGNAIDTFARELGLGFPGGPKIEKLALKGERYIELPYAVKGMDLSFSGILTEAVRKYRTGKYRVEDLAYSFQETAFAALVEVTERAVAHTGKDEVVLVGGVAANNRLREMLQIMTEDRGIYFFVPPYDLCRDNGAMIAYTGLRMYRGGVRFSIQDTLVRQKFRTDEVEVVWS; this is encoded by the coding sequence ATGATAGCCCTTGGTCTGGAGGGTACCGCACACACTCTCGGCATAGGCATCGTTACAGAAAACGAAGTTCTGGCCAACGTATTCCATACTCTCACGACGGAGAAGGGGGGAATACACCCGAAGGAGGCAGCTGAACACCACTCCCGCCTCCTGAAGCCCCTTCTAAGGAAAGCCCTTGACGAGGCCGGAATAGGTATGGAAGACGTTGATGTGATAGCCTTTTCCCAGGGGCCCGGTCTCGGTCCCTGTCTCCGCGTCGTCGCGACTGCCGCGAGGGCGCTGGCGATAAAGTACCGAAAGCCCATAGTCGGCGTCAACCACTGCATCGCCCACGTGGAGATAACCAAGATGTTCGGCGTCAGGGATCCGGTGGGCCTCTACGTCAGCGGGGGCAACACGCAGGTTCTGGCTCTTGAAGGCGGCCGCTACCGCGTCTTCGGTGAGACCTTGGACATCGGCATAGGGAACGCGATAGACACCTTTGCGAGGGAGCTAGGCTTGGGCTTTCCGGGCGGGCCGAAGATTGAGAAGCTCGCCCTTAAGGGTGAGCGCTACATAGAGCTACCCTACGCGGTTAAGGGCATGGATTTGAGTTTCTCTGGGATACTCACGGAGGCCGTGAGGAAGTACAGAACCGGCAAGTACCGCGTTGAAGACCTTGCCTACTCCTTCCAGGAGACCGCCTTCGCCGCTCTGGTTGAGGTGACGGAGAGGGCGGTGGCTCACACGGGCAAGGATGAGGTCGTCTTGGTCGGCGGCGTTGCCGCCAATAACAGGCTCAGGGAGATGCTCCAGATAATGACCGAGGACAGGGGTATATACTTCTTTGTTCCCCCCTACGACCTCTGCAGGGACAACGGGGCTATGATAGCATATACCGGGCTGAGGATGTACCGCGGAGGCGTTCGCTTCAGCATTCAGGACACCCTGGTTAGGCAGAAGTTCAGAACGGATGAGGTGGAGGTAGTATGGAGCTGA
- a CDS encoding lysylphosphatidylglycerol synthase transmembrane domain-containing protein — protein MEWKKYSLLGLGLLIILLLVWWAGLEDVMKILKGARLDYFMLAILAYVAAVIMWALRWRVLLKSLGIDAPFRTIIGGLFVGIFINNVTPGARGGGEPVRMYYISKHTRQPYGHVFATIMMDRIMDVIPVVVMLLLATVYVYNLGSLSLTMTLFLLDVFFAIITLATVGILLSEKKTKKILYWLYRLFGRIMPKKAAKYEEKFVHTVEVSVPQFQENFKVLIRHKTAFTLSLIYSFAFWFLVLLRSYFIFMSINNPISLLDVMVVQMIGIVVGMFMIIPGGAGIIEVINSAVYVLLGINKEIAVTATLLERLVSYWAPTAIGASVMAHFGIKISEEKKLQSKNDNDINDNPQHNG, from the coding sequence ATGGAGTGGAAGAAGTACTCCCTCCTGGGCCTCGGCCTGCTCATAATACTCCTCCTGGTCTGGTGGGCGGGATTAGAGGACGTCATGAAGATACTGAAGGGTGCAAGGCTGGACTACTTCATGCTCGCGATTCTGGCGTATGTTGCGGCGGTCATCATGTGGGCGCTCCGCTGGCGCGTTCTCCTCAAGAGCCTCGGGATAGATGCGCCCTTCAGAACCATAATCGGGGGACTCTTCGTGGGCATCTTCATAAACAACGTGACCCCCGGCGCCAGGGGCGGCGGCGAGCCCGTCAGGATGTACTACATCTCAAAGCACACGAGACAGCCCTACGGACACGTGTTCGCCACCATAATGATGGACAGGATTATGGACGTCATCCCCGTTGTAGTCATGCTACTCCTTGCGACGGTTTACGTTTACAACCTCGGCTCCCTCTCACTGACCATGACCCTCTTCCTCCTCGACGTCTTCTTCGCCATTATAACCCTCGCCACGGTCGGAATTCTCCTCAGCGAGAAGAAGACCAAGAAAATCCTTTACTGGTTATACAGGCTCTTCGGAAGGATAATGCCCAAAAAAGCCGCCAAATACGAGGAGAAGTTCGTCCATACCGTCGAGGTGAGCGTCCCCCAGTTCCAAGAAAACTTCAAGGTTCTCATACGCCACAAAACCGCCTTCACACTCTCGCTGATTTACTCCTTCGCCTTCTGGTTCCTCGTCCTGCTCCGCTCGTACTTCATCTTCATGAGCATAAACAACCCGATAAGCCTCCTAGACGTTATGGTCGTCCAGATGATCGGCATAGTGGTGGGCATGTTCATGATAATACCCGGTGGTGCAGGAATAATAGAGGTCATAAACTCCGCCGTTTACGTTCTTCTGGGCATAAACAAGGAGATAGCGGTGACCGCAACGCTTCTTGAGAGGCTTGTCTCGTACTGGGCGCCAACGGCCATCGGCGCCTCGGTTATGGCCCACTTCGGCATCAAGATCAGCGAGGAGAAGAAACTCCAGTCAAAAAACGACAACGATATAAACGATAACCCTCAACATAACGGTTAG